Genomic segment of Nocardiopsis mwathae:
CGAGCAGCTCCTGGCGCTGCCGCCGCAGCATCGCCGGGGCGGTCGCGTAGACGTGGGAGAACAGGTCCTCCGGATCGAGCCCGTCCGCCCCGTCCAGGCGCTCGCGCACGTCGGCGGCGAGCCGCTCGGCCTCGGCGCCGACGCGCTCCAGCTCCGCGTCGTCGAGGCGCCCCTCGCCGCGCAGCAGCGCCTCCAGGCGGGTGATCGGGTCGCGTGCCCGCCAGAACTCCACCTCGGCGTCGTCCCGGTAGCGCTGCGGGTCGTCGGAGTTGGTGTGCGGGTCCAGCCGGTAGGTCTGCGCCTCGACGATGGCCGGGCCGCCGCCGGCGCGGGCCTCGGCCAGCGCCTGGGAGACCACGGAGTGGACGGCCGCAGCGTCGTTGCCGTCGACGTTGTAGCCGCGCATCCCGTACCCGATCGCCTTGTGCGCCAGGGTCGGGGCGGCGGACTGCTTCTCCAGCGGGACGCTGATCGCCCACCGGTTGTTCTGGATGAGGAAGACCACGGGGGTGTTCCACACCGCGGCGAAGTTGTAGGCCTCATGGGCGTCGCCCTCGCTGGTGGCGCCGTCACCCATGAGCACCAGAGCTGCCGTGTCGCGGCCCTTGCGCCGCGCGGCATAGGTCAGTCCCACGGCGTGTGAGGCGTTGGTGGCCAGCGGGGTGCACTGCGGCGCGCAGCGGTGCGACTCGGGGTCGTACCCGCTGTGCCAGTCGCCGCGCAGCAGCGTCAGCACCTCCACCGGGTCGACGCCGCGGGTGACCAGGGCGACGCAGTCGCGGTAGGTGGGGAACAGCCAGTCGTCGTCCGCCAGCGCCAGCACGCCGCCCACCTGGCACGCCTCCTGGCCGTGCGAGGAGGGGTAGACCGCGAGGCGGCCCTGGCGGGCCAGCGCGCCGGCCTGGCGGTCGAAGCGCCGTCCGATGATCATCGCCCGCAGCAGCGCCAGCAGGGTGCCGGGTTCGGGAGTGGGGTGGAGGCCCTCGCCGACGCGGTTCCCTCCGGGGTCCACAAGTCGGATCGGCTCCTGGGAGGGGAGTGGTGGAGCCGAGCCGGCCGATCCATCGGTGCGCTTCATGTCTTGAATATGAAGTGAATCACCCCATAGTGTCCATATCGTGCGCGCGACCGTGGACGGATGGCCGAAGCGAGTTCCCAGCGCCGCAGAACGTCCTGGATGATCTCCGCTGACGCGGTGTGAGGTGAGACACATGGCCGTGCGACTCGACGCGGTGGACCGGCGCATCGTCGAGCTGCTGCGCGCCGACGGCCGGATGTCCATCCGCGCCGTCGCCCAGCAGGCGCACATCTCCCGGGCCAACGCCTATGCCCGGCTCGACCGGCTGCGCGACCAGGGGGTGATCCGCGGATTCACCGCCGTCATCGACCCCGAGAAATACGGGACCGGGCTGGCCGCCTACGTCTCGGTGCGGATCGAACAGCATTCCTGGGAGAAGTTCCGCGACTACCTGCGCGACATCCCCGAGGTCGACCACGCCGCCCTGGTGTCGGGCGACGTCGACCTCCTCCTGCTGGTCAGGGTGGCCGACGCCGCCGCACTGCGCACCTTCGTCCTCGACCGCCTGCAGCGGATCCCGGAGGTCCGCAACACCCAGACGATGTTCATCCTCGACGAGCCGCCGATCAATCGCCACCCCTGAGATCGGTCGCCCGGGCGGAGAATTCGCCGCCGAATTTGCGGAACGTCGATTCTCCCGGCCTTTCGATTTCTCGGCGCCGCGTCCAGGGCCGCGGGTCGCGAAACGGCGGGGTGTTCTTCGTCACCGTTCCCGCCGTCCGCCCGGTCGAATATGCGGTTTGACGAAAAGTGCCCGGCGGGGCCAGACTGGCAGGGCAGCACCTCGTTCGGTGAGGCTCCTGCGTGAACACAGGCCACTGGTCCGTCGGTGTCGAGAGACGCCGCCGGGTTAGGACAGGCCTCCCCGGCTTAAGGGGTGGCCCCAAGTGGCTTCCGGGCGACCGGATCACGTCACGCAGTGCCAAAGCTCTGACGTGGAGGTTCTTCGTATCCCCGCGCTCTGGTCGAGGGCCGCGGCCGCAATTGGCGGTGCATGCGGTTCGTCCGGCCCACCTCACCGCCCGGTGGCGGCTGCCGTCGCGGGCGACCCGTCCGTGGCGCAGAGGCGCACTGGCCGGTCCGGGCGCGATCAGGGGAGGTGATGGCCGATGAGGCCGGGGCGAAGTCCGTCCGCGACGACCCACGGTAATGCCGCCTTCGAATACCCGCATCCGTGAGGCCGTGATTGTCTGCGGGGTCCGCGTTGCCGTTCCCCGATGTACACGTCGTCCATCCGGGCCACTTCCGTTCGAACGCCGAACGGCTATTTCCGCGTGCCTGCGCTTTCCCTCACGAATTCCGGAGGAGAAACCATGAACCTCGTTCGCACCTCCCTGCGCACGATCCTCGACGAGCCCCGCCCCGAGGCGCTGGAGCGCTGGTTCGGAGACATCACCGACCCGCACGAGCGGGGCGAGGAGCTGGCCGGCCTGGACCAGGAGCGCGCCGGGCGGCTGGCCCACCTCATCGGCCCGGCCGCCACCGCCGGCCTGGTGGAGTCGGTGGACCGGCACACCGCCGCCGATTTCCTCGGCCGGCTGCCGCTGGCGACCGCGGTCGGCGTCCTCGGTCTCATCCGTACCGACCGCGCCGCCGCGATCCTGCGCGAGATGCCTTCCCCGCTGGTGGTCGAGGTACTGGCACGGATGGGACGCGACCGGGCGGCCCCGCTGCGGACGGTGCTGGCCCACCCGCCGACGACCGCTGGGGCGCACATGACGCCGGTGTTCATCGCGCTGCCGGCCGAAACCCCGGCGGGGGAGGCCATCGAGAGGGTGCGGGAGAGCGCCGCCGACGGCGCGGTGGCCTTCACGCTGTACGTCACGGGCGACGGCGGAGAGCTGCTCGGCGTCGTCGCGTTCCGCTCCCTCGTGCTGGCCCCGGCCGCGGCCCCGGTCGCCGAGCTGATGCGGACCCGGGTCGTGACGGTCGCGGCCGACGCGGACCGCGAGGAGGCGGCCCGCCTGCTCAACGCGCACGACCACGCGGCCCTGCCGGTGGTGGACGACGGCCGGATCATCGGTGTCATCACCGCCGACAGCGTCGCCGAGATCGTGGAGGAGGAGGCCACCGAGGACGCCGAGCGCCAGGGCGGATCGGCCCCTCTGGACGTGCCCTACCTGCACGCCTCCCCGATGAAGCTCTGGCGCAAGCGGATCCTGTGGCTGCTGGTCCTGTTCGCCGCTGAGGCGTACACGGGCACGGTCCTGCGGCACTTCGAGGAGGAGCTCGAAGCCGCCATCGCGCTCGCCTTCTTCATCCCGCTGCTGATCGGAACCGGCGGCAACACCGGTACCCAGATCACCACCACCCTCGTCCGCGCGATGGCCACCGGCGAGGTGGCCCTGCGGGACATGGGGCGGGTCGTTCGCAAGGAAATGGGCACCGGCATGCTCATCTCGATGGCGATGGCCGGCGCCGCGATGATCCGCGCCTGGATGTTGGGGGTGGGGCCGCAGGTCACCCTGGTGGTGGTGCTGTCGGTCGCGGCGATCGTGCTGTGGTCGGCGCTCGTCTCCTCGATTCTTCCGCTGGTGCTGCGCCGCGTCGGCATCGACCCGGCGGTGGTGTCGGCTCCGTTCATCGCGACGCTGGTCGACGGCACCGGGCTGATCATCTACTTCGAGATCGCCAAGCTGGTGCTGTGGTGAGCAGGCGGCGGCCCCCTGGCGTCCGGCCCGTCCCCGAGCCCCAGCGGGCGGAAAACCGCGGACACCGGGGCGGCCGTTCAGCCGTGCGGACGGTATGTCACCGGATCGTCTCGCGCACCGCCTTGATGACGCCCGGGTCCCACATCATGGAGATGTGCTCCAGGCAGCGGGTCCGATGGTTGGTGGCGCCGTCGAGGCGGGTGCTGCCGACCGGGGAGATGATCAGGTCGCAGGGGGACCGGAAGGTCGTGTAGGTCACGCCGGGCGGGGTGGGATCGCCGTCGTTGAGTTCGCCGAGGAAGCCCGACCCGCGCTTCATCTCCCGGCAGGAGGTCAGCAGGGTGGAGCAGAACCCGGCGACCCGGGTCCCGTTGTTCGGTCCGCCGATGGAGACCCAGTCGTCGACCACGTCGGCCCCGCCGAGGTACCTGATGTACCAGCGCGAGGACAGCCCGCCCATGGAGTGGGTGACCACGTCGACCTGGGTGGCGCCGGTGCGGACGCGCACCCCGGTGATGTAGTCGTGGAGCTGCTCGGCGGTGGACCTGTTGCTCTGGGTCCAGTCGTAGGTGAAGACGTGCAGCCGGTCGGCGGGGTAGCCGTTGTCCAGGAAGTCCTGCCGCATGGACGACCACTGCGAGCCCTTACCGACGAAGCCGTGCACGAAGACGACGGGGTCGGGTTGGTCGGCCGGGGCGGCCTGGGCGGCGGGCGGGCCGAGGGTGAACGCCAGCGCCGCCGCGGCCGCGGCGGCGCCCAGGCGGGTGAGAAGACGACGCATCTGCGCTCCACTCCCGTGGTGGGGGAATTTTCAAGCAGTGTCCGCTATGTGTGCCTGCGACCGCATCGGCAATTTCGCCGGTGCATTGACCGTTGGTTTACCAACGAGTAACTTCGGCGGTGTGCTAGATGTGTCCCCCATCACATGTCCGGCCCGGCTGTACGGCCGCGACCGCGAGCGGAGCACCGTCCGCCGCCTCCTCGCGGACGCCCGCACGGGCACCAGCGGCGCCCTGCTCGTCCTCGGCGAACCCGGCATCGGCAAGACCTCCCTCCTCGACGACGCCCGCACCGCCGCACCCGAGTTCACCGCGCTGGAAGCACGCGGCGTCCCCGCCGAGACCGACCTCGCCTTCGCCGGCCTGCACCGGCTGCTGCGCCCCGTCACCGGCCGGTCCGCCGCGCTCCCCGACGCCCAGCGCGACGCCCTCGACGCCGCCCTCGGCCAGTCCGCCGCCGGAGCACCCGAACCCTTCCTCCTGTCCGTCGCCGTCCTCTCCCTCCTCACCGAAGTCGCCCAGAACCGCCCCCTGCTCGTCCGCGTCGACGACGCCCACTGGCTCGACACCCCCTCCCTCGACGCCCTCTCCTTCACCGCCCGCCGCGCCGGGACCGAGGGCATGTGCCTCCTCGTCGCCGCCCGCGGCGAGGTGCGCGCCGCCGAGGAGGACCACACGCGCCTGGCCGCCGGAGTCCCCGTCCTGCGCCTGGACCGGCTCGACGCCGACGCCATCCACGCCATCCTCGGCGACGCCGCGCCCCACCCCCCGGCCGACGCCGTGCGCACCGAACTGGCCGCCCTCGCCCAGGGCAACCCGCTGGCCGCCGTGGAACTGGTCGCCTCGCTCACCTCCGACCAGCTCGCCGGAACCGAACCCCTGCCCTGCGTCCCCGATCCCGGCGGGCGCCTGGGGCGGACGTATGCCCGACGCATCGGGCGGCTACCCGAGGCGACCCGCACGCTCCTGCTGCTCATGGCGGCGGCCGAAGGGCTCGCGCCGCCGACCCTGGTGCGCGCCGCCGAGCACGTCGGCGCCGACCTGGGCGCGCTCGAACCCGCCGAGGCCGACGACCTGATCCGGGTGGGCGAGGACGCGATCGGCTTCCGCCACCCCCTCGTCCGCTCCGCCGCTTACCACACCGCAGGGCTCGCCCGGCGCCGTGCCGCCCACCTCGTGCTCGCGCGCGTCTTCGACGAGATCGGCGACCCGCTGCGCGGAGCCTGGCACCGCGCCGCCACCGCCCCGCACCACGACGAGGAGTGCGGGCGCGAACTGGAGCAGGTCGCGGTCGCGGAACGGGGGCACAGCGGCTACGCCACCTCCTCCCGGCTCTTCGAGCGCGCTGCCGAGCTCACCCGGGACGGCGCCGCCAAGGCCGACCGGCTGACCGAGGCGGCCCGAGACGCCTGGCTCACCGGCCGACCCGGGCGTGCGCGCAGCCTGCTCGACCGCGTGCGCGCACTCGGCGACGGCCCGGGGCTGGACCGCGCCCGAGGCCGCACCGAACTCCTCCGCGGCCACATCGAACTCCGCACCGGCATCGCCATCGATGCCCACACCGCGCTCGGTAGTGCGGCCGAGCGGCTGCTGCCCGACCACCGCGACCTCGCCCTGCACACCCTGCTCCACTCGGCGGAGGCCGGCGCCCTGTCCGGAGACCACCACCGGTTCTGCGCGACCGCCGACCGGATGATGGCGCTGCGTCGGCCGGACGAGGCGCCGCACGCGCGCATCATGTTCGACTACGTCGCCGGGAAGGCGGCGATGTACCGGGGGCGCTACACCGAGGGCATCGAACCGCTGCGCCGCGCGGTCCACGCCTCCGAAGGCGTCGACGACCCCGAGGTACTCACCTGGGGCGGGATCTCCGCGCTGCTGCTGGGCGCCCCGTTGCGCGCCCACAACCTGCTGTCCCGTGCCGTGGCCGTGGCCCGCCGGACCGGGGCGGTGTCGGCCGTGCCCCACGCGCTGGAGTTCCTGACGTATGCCGAACTGTGGACCGGGCGGCTGCCCCTGGTGTCGGCCAACGCCACCGAAGGTCTGCGGCTCGCCGACGAGACCGGTCAGCGCAACTGCGCGAGCCACCACCGGGCGTCCCTCGCCATGGTCGCGGCGATCCAGGGGGAGCAGGACGTGTGCCGCAGCCAGGCCGCGGCCTCGCTGGGCCACGCCGAGGCCCACGACCTCGGCGTCACGGGGGCGCTGGCGACCTGGGCGCTCGCCCACCT
This window contains:
- a CDS encoding helix-turn-helix transcriptional regulator; translated protein: MLDVSPITCPARLYGRDRERSTVRRLLADARTGTSGALLVLGEPGIGKTSLLDDARTAAPEFTALEARGVPAETDLAFAGLHRLLRPVTGRSAALPDAQRDALDAALGQSAAGAPEPFLLSVAVLSLLTEVAQNRPLLVRVDDAHWLDTPSLDALSFTARRAGTEGMCLLVAARGEVRAAEEDHTRLAAGVPVLRLDRLDADAIHAILGDAAPHPPADAVRTELAALAQGNPLAAVELVASLTSDQLAGTEPLPCVPDPGGRLGRTYARRIGRLPEATRTLLLLMAAAEGLAPPTLVRAAEHVGADLGALEPAEADDLIRVGEDAIGFRHPLVRSAAYHTAGLARRRAAHLVLARVFDEIGDPLRGAWHRAATAPHHDEECGRELEQVAVAERGHSGYATSSRLFERAAELTRDGAAKADRLTEAARDAWLTGRPGRARSLLDRVRALGDGPGLDRARGRTELLRGHIELRTGIAIDAHTALGSAAERLLPDHRDLALHTLLHSAEAGALSGDHHRFCATADRMMALRRPDEAPHARIMFDYVAGKAAMYRGRYTEGIEPLRRAVHASEGVDDPEVLTWGGISALLLGAPLRAHNLLSRAVAVARRTGAVSAVPHALEFLTYAELWTGRLPLVSANATEGLRLADETGQRNCASHHRASLAMVAAIQGEQDVCRSQAAASLGHAEAHDLGVTGALATWALAHLDMGMGRMNDAVVRLRAMAKAGPGRGHTALRLLSAPHYLEAAIRTDDVGRAERALRSFDRWAQATGSDGARALAARCRALRAQGKAAEGHFEEAIALHQRGYCDFERARTELLFGDMLRRTRRVRRAREYLHGALETLERLNAVPWADQARAQLRASGESVRTRERPALESLSPQQLQIARFVAEGATNREVAAQLFLSPRTVDHHLRNVFTKLGIRSRVELARMFT
- the pdhA gene encoding pyruvate dehydrogenase (acetyl-transferring) E1 component subunit alpha, whose translation is MKRTDGSAGSAPPLPSQEPIRLVDPGGNRVGEGLHPTPEPGTLLALLRAMIIGRRFDRQAGALARQGRLAVYPSSHGQEACQVGGVLALADDDWLFPTYRDCVALVTRGVDPVEVLTLLRGDWHSGYDPESHRCAPQCTPLATNASHAVGLTYAARRKGRDTAALVLMGDGATSEGDAHEAYNFAAVWNTPVVFLIQNNRWAISVPLEKQSAAPTLAHKAIGYGMRGYNVDGNDAAAVHSVVSQALAEARAGGGPAIVEAQTYRLDPHTNSDDPQRYRDDAEVEFWRARDPITRLEALLRGEGRLDDAELERVGAEAERLAADVRERLDGADGLDPEDLFSHVYATAPAMLRRQRQELLDEMRRG
- a CDS encoding Lrp/AsnC family transcriptional regulator, with amino-acid sequence MAVRLDAVDRRIVELLRADGRMSIRAVAQQAHISRANAYARLDRLRDQGVIRGFTAVIDPEKYGTGLAAYVSVRIEQHSWEKFRDYLRDIPEVDHAALVSGDVDLLLLVRVADAAALRTFVLDRLQRIPEVRNTQTMFILDEPPINRHP
- the mgtE gene encoding magnesium transporter, with protein sequence MNLVRTSLRTILDEPRPEALERWFGDITDPHERGEELAGLDQERAGRLAHLIGPAATAGLVESVDRHTAADFLGRLPLATAVGVLGLIRTDRAAAILREMPSPLVVEVLARMGRDRAAPLRTVLAHPPTTAGAHMTPVFIALPAETPAGEAIERVRESAADGAVAFTLYVTGDGGELLGVVAFRSLVLAPAAAPVAELMRTRVVTVAADADREEAARLLNAHDHAALPVVDDGRIIGVITADSVAEIVEEEATEDAERQGGSAPLDVPYLHASPMKLWRKRILWLLVLFAAEAYTGTVLRHFEEELEAAIALAFFIPLLIGTGGNTGTQITTTLVRAMATGEVALRDMGRVVRKEMGTGMLISMAMAGAAMIRAWMLGVGPQVTLVVVLSVAAIVLWSALVSSILPLVLRRVGIDPAVVSAPFIATLVDGTGLIIYFEIAKLVLW
- a CDS encoding esterase/lipase family protein encodes the protein MRRLLTRLGAAAAAAALAFTLGPPAAQAAPADQPDPVVFVHGFVGKGSQWSSMRQDFLDNGYPADRLHVFTYDWTQSNRSTAEQLHDYITGVRVRTGATQVDVVTHSMGGLSSRWYIRYLGGADVVDDWVSIGGPNNGTRVAGFCSTLLTSCREMKRGSGFLGELNDGDPTPPGVTYTTFRSPCDLIISPVGSTRLDGATNHRTRCLEHISMMWDPGVIKAVRETIR